Part of the Coregonus clupeaformis isolate EN_2021a chromosome 8, ASM2061545v1, whole genome shotgun sequence genome, TTTTAACCAACAGTATGCATTTATCCCTTGATTCCATTCCATACCTTTTGCACTTCAATTAACCTTTTGTGTCACTAGTATACTATAGCTGTTGTCTAGTTTAGCCCTCTCAACCCTTTATGGGTTCAGTATGAAATTTGTCTATACATGCCTTTTCAGCAAATATCCTACTCGTGCCTGACATTGCTACATGAGCCACATAAACCAAATCGAGCCTGCATTTCACTTTTGTTTTACTTACTCCAAAGTGCTTAGTATCTTTTTTTTTTAGCTTGTATTTTCATGTATTGTAGGAAATAAATATGGGTTGAGTTCAGTTTCTTTCTGTACAAATTGTTTTCATTCAGGACTGTTGTACGAAATAATGCTTCAATCCTCACCAAGTGTTAAAATGGAATGTATGATTTTGTTAATTTACAATTTCAACCCAAGTGTGTTTGAAGGGTAGGTAATAGGTATTTTTAAAGCCTCTCAACAAAATGTGACATTTGATAAAGGTTTGTTTATATTGTAATTCAACTTCAGATCTATTTTAAGCCCCATCTAGTGGGTGATATTTTTCCAGAACAGTCGGATTGGGTATGTAAGTGAGGGCAGGATGTTTTCTATGAACATGGCGTGTGTTTTGTGATATTTTTTCTTATACTTTCATCTTGTTCTCTGTGCTAAGAGTTTTGTAACATTAGATACAGTACTTAACTGCTGTCACTGCACTGAGCTCCTCATTGGCATCTACTGCACAAGTTAAATAAAATCCTGCCTGTGTAACTGGAACCTTGCTATTTTCTTTCTTGTATGTAATAACCATGAGCTTACACTGACCAGTGCTTGTCAATTACATACATTTGTTGCACAATCATTTTGAGGGTTCCACTCAATTGCAGATGTTTATGCTAAACAAAAATATGGAAGTATTGTGCATACAAAATGTTTATTGTGCAGAGAAAACAATCACATGGTTCCAAAATACATAAACGCaaaacaaacattacaacaaatgTAGACTATCTGCAAATAAAATAAACATCAAATGGGGGAGGATAATTGATTCAGCTCCCttactgctgcaaagaaacaaaaGACAAATGTCAATTAGCTACAAGAACTGCAATAGATGTACTTTTCTTCAACGGATCTTGCTCATTCTTTGAGATACATACGAGACAGTGTTTGcatcctgtatagtgcactactttaggccaGAGCTCTATGTGTcttggtcgaaagtagtgcactataaaaggaatagggtgccattagggagaCACCCAGTATGAGCTGTAGGCCTACATGACAACATTGGCACCTTTAACATCTTGAAAAATTGACATTACTTGTACTCACCTTGGCTTTGTTCTGTACGGGTAGATAAAGTTTGAACTCAGCAGGGAGCTCATCTTCCGAGTACAGTCTGTCAGAGAAGTACACTCTCCGGATGCGGCAGTTTGCGTGGATCTGCAACAAAAACACAGGCAAGGTATTGCAATATCTATTCTTGTCCAAAACATAGCCTAACTGATATTTTAAAGCACGGGGGGAGAGAACTCAATATACATTAAAATGACTAACACCAAATAGAAACtttgtagaaatgataatggacctacatttatACCATTTCCTGACTGTCAAGCTCACTAACAATCATCTAAATTAGTTTCATACCCCCTTTTTAAAGTGTGTATTACAGTAACAATGAGTTCAGTATCTTATTATTCCTCCACAACCATTTGACGTAagagctagcctggtcccagatctgtgtgtgcTGTCTCGCCAACTCCTACGGTCACCAAACTTGGCATGGCAATGACCATAGGAGTCGGCAAGGCAGCAcaaagatctgggaccaggctaggtaaGAGATCCGTATATTGCATCCTGGGCCATGACCCTGGTCCATGAGCCTTTCTGACTGACCTGTACGCGGAGTGTCTCGATGTAGTTGGTGCCGTAGGCCCGCCGTGTGAAGTCTGACAGGTTAAACTGGATCTGATTCCAGCCGTCGTCCAGCCTCATGGGCATGGTGCAGATGAAGGGCTTCACCCGAGTGGTGCTCTGGTAGTTACTGGCCCGGAACCTCCTCCTCACATTCTTGTCATCCAAAACCTGGGATTGcattaaaacgttcaggtttcaaacaattaagtatatgttttcaaaatgcatactgacTCCAGCTCGACCAGCAAAGTGGTGTGTCAGGcactgatgaagcctgccttccgttgccgtttgatacaactgggaactggggaaaaaaacaagctctgactgggaaaaatagttttgaatggtcatccaactcgggcaCTTGTGCCTAgcgctccgactttccgacctgaagatcactgacgtcatgatttgacctcgtatttttcagagttcccagttgtcttgaaagcaccacaaGATGCTTCAGCAGCAGCTCTTGCACTGTCTGACATATTTTCCACTCAAAGGCTCTATATCTGTATGCTGCagcgtgtgataaataagatgcaTACGAATATACTGAACACAcgcgccaatttaattccacaaaagtatgcaaattaacctatagaccgatttAAACTGGTATTTACATCAGTGAATAGGCTAAAATGCATTATTTCGCAATgggattttttcttcttctccctgACAATTGACCAGCAGCAATTTTATTTATCCgcttttcaacaacaacaaaaaattggaCAAAAGCAGTCTATTACCGGAAACTTATGTCTATTACAGAAACTTATGatgacttgtttcaaataattataATACAATAACGTTCAGCTTTCATGCTTGTACAGATGCAATGGCTCTGATTGTTGACTTGTATGATAACCTACCTGGACTTCGAAGGTGAAATACTTCTTCAAGTTCTTTATGATCATAACCAAGAAAGGGAGTTTGATGCCAAGTGTCTTCTTTGGGTCTGCCGGACATGTGATGTAGGTTGTGCTGTTTAATTTAAGAACACATGATTGGATGTGGTTGACTGAAGAAGAGATGCACAACAGCGGACCTGCCAAAACAGGCTCTGAAGATGGAACAAGCTTACCTGACATTTGTTCCCTCCACTTCAAGCACCAGCGACTGAATGTCGTTGTCTGTAATCCGCTTTATGTGGCCGTTCCTGACCTGTAACAGCACAAGCAACCGTTTGTAATGGGTTGGCTAGCTACTACTTTTAAGAAATGTGTGTCTGAGTATTGAATGTGAACCCAGAAAGTTAAGCCAAGCCCTGTGGAACTAATGGGTATTTAACCTAGCTAATAAACAAACGttagttagcttgctagctaaggcTTGATTAAGACAGTGGCAATGACAAACGCTGTCAAATGAGCTAAAACAAGATGTCCTAGTGCTAGCTAAAAACAGGGCAGTTTGAGGACCACAAaaccagctaacgttagcaagctaacGTATAGGTTTCTACTGTCATTGTCATGAGTAAGCTGGTTAGCTAGATGGCTAGCTGCTTGCTCCCTGGAGCTTAGCACCATACCAAGCCCTGCTCTttagttacctagctagctagccgatGTTAACTAGCCTTGTCATATTTGCTAGTTGGCAAGCTAATTCATGCGAAGGCTTTTGTAAATCGTTGCTTACCTTTTTATCCCAAATCTGAAGAGGTTTGCTCCCAATGCTATACAAGATAGATAGGAATCCACTTTGAAAGGTGTTTTTAAACATTTGTGCGTTTATAACACCGTCTCATCCACATGTATTGTTACAAATACTTGTTGCTAATGTTACTTTAGTTTACTTGATGTATCTTTTGCCTCAACTCCAAGTTCCGTGTGGCACAAAATAATGGTCCTTCGTTCCGCCTAGCAAAACGACAAAAAAGAAAAGCGTATTCTATGAAAAGGAACTTCAGATAACCCTAAATGTTACTAGTACGAAAGTATGCCGTCCAGCCTTACTGTCTGTACCAGCAATATAAACCATGCACTTGTTCGCTGTCTTCCCTTCTGCTATTTTTGAGTTGCTATGAAACGAACCCGGCCCCCTTGTCACGTCGGACTTCATTGTTGACGCATTTCAGTTACCATGGTAACACAAGGCTTTGGCGGGGCTAGCTGTTGATGGTCTGCAACATTGTAACCTTATTATATCCCTAAATGACCGTAACAtggtaatctcaaaaatattaATGCAACATTGTAACACCGTGTcactaccccccccaaaatcttGCAACCTCAGAATAAACAATGATTATTGTGTTTTTTATTAGTcatgaaataaaacaaataatgtaTTCTTCTAATCACAGATGAAGGTTAAGTaggtatgtagctcagttggtagagcatggcgtttgcaacgccagggttgtgggttcgaatcccacaggggggcagtatgaaaaaaaattaaaataatgtatgcactcactaactgtaaatcgctcaggataagagcgtctgttaaatgactaaatgtcATGTAAATGTGTTCTACACACACgatgaggagatggaggaggaaaaGTAAACTACCAAAATGAGTTTACTAAAGAGCGTAGGCCTATCAGAGGTCTATGGTCGTTATTATCATGTTTAGCCTACAAAATAGAGCTGGTGGTTTGGAGAGAAAGGTGGGCTTTTTGGCTCGTCCACAGACGAATCCAAGGTAACAAGAGCACAAAGGCGGAGTTAGAAAAGTCGAACTAGTGGTGGATAGGGGCGGTGGATTTTCCCATGCTGGAGTTAACGGAATGCGGCTTATTGTACCTCCTACAAAGACGGAGAAACTTGAAGCACAAATTCTACAATCAGAATGCTACTTTCGGAATTACACCTGCCACGAGGACAGAGCTT contains:
- the LOC121571835 gene encoding cilia- and flagella-associated protein 20 isoform X1 — translated: MFKNTFQSGFLSILYSIGSKPLQIWDKKVRNGHIKRITDNDIQSLVLEVEGTNVSTTYITCPADPKKTLGIKLPFLVMIIKNLKKYFTFEVQVLDDKNVRRRFRASNYQSTTRVKPFICTMPMRLDDGWNQIQFNLSDFTRRAYGTNYIETLRVQIHANCRIRRVYFSDRLYSEDELPAEFKLYLPVQNKAKQ
- the LOC121571835 gene encoding cilia- and flagella-associated protein 20 isoform X2 translates to MFKNTFQSGFLSILYSIGSKPLQIWDKKVRNGHIKRITDNDIQSLVLEVEGTNVSTTYITCPADPKKTLGIKLPFLVMIIKNLKKYFTFEVQVLDDKNVRRRFRASNYQSTTRVKPFICTMPMRLDDGWNQIQFNLSDFTRRAYGTNYIETLRVQIHANCRIRRVYFSDRLYSEDELPAEFKLYLPVQNKAK